CGGAGAAGAAATGGCAGGCAGCTTGGGACGGAACTGTCAGGGGTGTGATGCAAATCAAAGCCTCAGAGTCCAGTTTCTGGGCAAATGAGTGTGGCTTCAGCCATGGGAGACCACGTTCCCTCGGCCAGGCAGCCATGAACTCTTCTACAAAGCTGAGTCACAGCgacagggagctgggggtgagccCCAGATGTGCCCTGGCGCTGTCAGTGGGACCAGCTTTGCCTCGCAGCCCCAGCCGCAGAGTTTGGCAGCCGCACCCCAACACCGAGCTCTTTGCAGGGGACCGGAGGGGCTGCCAGGGACCGAACCAGCTCTGGGGCAGACACCGAGGTGTGTTCCTGGGACGAAGCAGCAGAAAAGACGACACAACAGCTTGGTTTGATCCACATaacttatttctttctttttaattattaacttGTGCCTTACAATAGAAGAGGAAAGAGTGCGAGCAAACGATTTGCTGGTTCCAGGAACTACTCTGGCACCACCgcgagggcagtgaggtctcgtGATGACACCCTTGCCAGGGCCCTGACACgcaacacacgcacacacagagtcTCCGGCTCTTGCAGAAGCGATTGCTGGCAATTTTAAGGCATTGAAGGAAACCTATGGTTGTTAATCCTATATCAAATTTGGCACGTGTTGGAACAGTTAGAGCGGAGACGAggatgctttgcaggctggtgttcGGGAGTCCTGTGGCTTCCCAGCGCTGGCTGGGACACAATGCAAATGTgagcgtggggtttttttcatgtgacGAATGTGCAGCCAAACAAGGGGCCCTGCAGACCCCATCACTTTGGAGCCAGTGACACCAGACAAGGTTCTGTGCCCCACGGCGTGGTGGTGCCTTCAGCTCTGATGCAGCGGTTCCCTGCCCTGCGCTTGCTGCTAGCAAACCCCCCCACGCCTGCCTGGGCTAACGCTGCTGCTGAAACCAGGCAAGAGTtgtcaggacagaaaaaaaaaaaaaagaacattcctTGTAATTTAAAACCTAAGTGGTTCATAGACCAGACGTCAGGTGTGATTACAGTCCAGTATGGCTATTTCTGTGCTTCTGGGAGTAAAAGTGGATGGCTACATCTTGAGAAACGGGCAAGAGTTTAGCTATATGTGGATTTGGGTAGTAGATGAAAGTCTGTATCCTTGAAACTAGTTATAGCTGAAttgtttccctcctccctcctcccccctccccagcaaagcCGGCTGAGCAGCAGTCCCAGCCAGCCCGCCCTCGCCTGccgagggagggaggggtggtgggtgctACGAGCCCACTGTGCCACCACGACGACGACAACGACCAACATGCACCTATCTACCCGCCCGCGCCTCGCCCCATTTAAAAGGGAGCAATGTGCCAAGCTCGGCCTCTGCACGGCCGGACCCGCGAGGAAGCCGTCCCCAGGTCGGTGTCCCTGGGGGGTTATGTGTTTCTAAGGGGGGGCTTCCCGCGAGCCCGGCGTGGCTTCGTGCCCAGAGGAGCAATTTAAAGGCCGAGTGGAGACTGTTCCCCCTCAAATGCAAAATGGACGGGGTCCTGACGGTTACATTTTTGCATTCCCAAGGATTCCTTCATGCAGGTTCAATCTCCCTCTTTTCTTGGCAGAGGTTATGGTCCCCTCAATCACCTCAGCCCGGCTGGTTGATATTTTAGAGGTCACTGTAATAACCTCTCCTTGCTCCTCCTCCCTGAAGGACAGAGTAGAGGAACTAAAGCCTCTTGGCTGGAAGGAGTAagtggggttggggaggggatTGGGAGCTGAAAGGCTGACGCTTCCTGTGTTGAAGAGagtctcctctccctccagcagcttcctgcaaGCACATCACAAGGGAAGAGGTTAGTCTGGGGACAACTCACGTGAGACATCTGCAAAGCCTGAGGGCATGCTGTGATCCGCGAGCAAGCCCGAGCGCTCCAGgccatcccccagcctgcagTGGACACAGGCTCAGGTCACGCCGCACCATGAAACTGCTTCAAAAATCATATGCCTTAGTCAATCCTTTTTGAAGCATTTGCAGTATGGGATGGGATACATGAgaccagctccctcctctccctccagaaATTCCAGGAAAATAAAGCCTCGAACCAGAGAGGGGACTCCTTTTGCATCTGCCTTGACTTTGCAAGAGAGACAAGTTTCCAACTCTAACTGTCCCCCATTAAAAGGCactgctgctggggtggctggggacacAGATCACGGCTGCTAGATCGAGGCATGACAtggagctgtggctgctccccaggcaggagcatggcaggcacaggcaggggagaggagcaaCACCGTCATGTTTACCCAGATATTTTCCAAGCCCTTGAAAAATATCCCAGCCTGCTGGGCTCAGGGGATTGGGCTTGGGAGGTGGCCAGGCAGAGCAGGGTCAGGGCAGCCTTACCTGTAGGCAGCTATCTCAATATCAAGCGCCATCTTGACATTAAGCAGGTCTTGGTACTCCCTCAAGTGTCGAGCCATCTCATTTTTGGTGTTTCGCAGGTCATCCTCCAGCTGCCCGATGGTGTCCTGCAAAGGCAAAGGTGCTCAGTGCCACATTTCGGAGCAGGGACCTCTCCTGTGGGTCTTCTGCTCTGCCCATTacggagccagggaagctgcaaCGGGCAGTTGGTTCATAATGACACTTCCCACCAGGAGCCTGGGATTGTGAAATCTCACGCTAACAGGGATGGAGAAGCTGGCAGAGCACCGGGCATGGAGTGCGAGTGTGTGGAGGAGGGAGGCTTTAACCATTGATGGATTTATATAGTTTTCTGTCTGCAGTGGAGTCTGTGGGGGGGCAAATAGCGCACGGTGGGGAGCCCCCGGTCCCATGGGGGACAAggcaggctgctgcagagggaagggaagagttGCGGGGGGGCACAGGAAGTTTTGGGCTTAAACATCATCAAACCAGGGGCTGTGGCTCACCGGGACAAGGGAGAGCAcccagcactgcagcagcacagggctggagcGGGTGCCTGGAGAAGGGCTGCAGTCTGCACCTGGGGGGCTTCAGAAGAGTTGGGACGTGGGTCCGGGGTGGTGGAAGGAGCATTGGTGCTGCCAGGGCACGAGGGAGGAAGTGGCTCCAGGAAGGCTGACACCTTCCCCGGAAGATGCCTCAGAGCCCCAGACTGTGGGGCTCTGAAcacagggatttgggggggttaCAGAGTCAGGGCGCTGTGCGGTGACAGCCGGGGTGCTCAGCTGGGTGACGACACCCTTCTAGCATCCTTCCCATCAGCTTCACCCTGCCATGGCCGCTACATCCAGTTCTGACAGCGATGTGGAGGAGTCTGAGGCCAGATCTCCTTGCTAACAAAGGGAACTAATCTTTTTTCTACAAAGGGAACtaatcttttttctattttttttgcagCCCGGTTTTCTCCCACATGCATCCAGGTATCCAAGCAGCAGCCTGAAAGCCGTGAAACCCGCTCCTATAGGGATCTTCCCAATCAGCTGGTTTCCCGCTGCCAGCCACCCCGCTGTGCCACCAGAGGAGCGTGATTTGGAGCAGGAATGAGTAAGCAGTTTGCATTTACGTGAcagtgcagccctgcctgcaaagCCCTGCAATGGCCATTGTCAACGCCTGCTTTCCCGTACCCACTCCTGCAGCCAGGCCTTTGCCAGTGCTTCCGGATTCTCCGTTCCAGCAAATGAGCTTTGTCCCAATgcaccatccccatcccgtcccctccTTTGTGTCCTGCATCACCTCCCCCATATGCGTAGTGCAGAGGCAGCCACGAGTCGCGGAGCTGCCCAAGGAGCAGGGAGCTGCGGTGAATCTGACACAATGGGCCCAGCCTGAGCAGAGACCCTCGGAGAAGCAGTGCCAGCTCATCCCGCATGCGGCATGGGGCATCTCACAGTCAAGTTAGCTGGACATATCCCACCCCATGGGACATTTATGGGCCATCCTTGGGGTCTCTGCCTTGACCCATGCTGCCCTGACCATCTCCCACAGCAAAACAGCTGCATGGAGCTGTGCCTCTGAGGTGGGACTGGGCAATGGGAAGGGGTGCAGGGAGACCACTGGGGCACCAACTGAAAAGCCCCAGGACACCCATGGATGCCACTGCAGTGCAGATGAAAATCCCTGCTCCGATGCAGCCAGACTACTGCTGCTGCACTGAGCCATGACAGGAGGGAGGGACTTGGGGTGACCTAATCCTGGGACAGCCCCACTCTTGCCATTCAGACCCTCCAAGCCTTCAGCCCCCTTCCTTTTGCCTGCAGCCTGCATGAAAAAAAACGCTCTTTAAAAATGGGTTATCCTTGTTACCTTGGACTGTTCCTCTCTTCTACACCCCAGCTCTACCACCTGATTGAATAAAACCCCCTCCCCACACCATTGCAAACTTGTCCCCTGACAGAAAGCTCTCACATACTGGTTCAGATTTGACTGGATAGCCTATAAAAAGACATGTCCCTGCTTTAGCAGTCTATAGGAACGTTTTAAAAGCTCAAACAATAGGAATGTTCTCTTTTAAGACAGACTTCCATCCTTTTCCACTGGTTGCAGCCACGGAAATTATTTAGCTGCTACACAGGCACACTGTTCAAAAGATGCCTAAGTATCACCACGCTTAAAGCAGATCCTGAGCGTCACGCAGTAAAAAGCTGCTGTGCTGTAGCTAAAGCAATTTCAATTATGGTGCCGTTTAAtctacttgcattttttttcccccaattgaAAGATTGTTCCCGCAATCCCTCTTCACATGGCATCACAACTATTTAAGAAGATTACTGTGTGTAATCCTTTCACCCACTACAGAAAATATTGTATATTGCCTATTTCCATAATATTTGTCAAAGAAGACCTCAACTATTCAGGGAGGTTACAAACAGCTTAGAGCTACAGTCACAAATTCTAAAGAGCCTGGCAAAATTTGGCCTTGAAAATGACTAGGCATTACTTGGGTGTGAAATAACAACGTCCTTCAGGTATGAAGTAAGGCAGTTGTTTCAGCATTTAGAAGGAAACGGCTTGATTGAGAAATGACAGATCATTTAATAGCCATGTAATAGAACAATCTCAGTTCTCCTTTTGTCATAATTCATGAATGTTTCCCTGTAGCAAGAAAATGTGGTAATATTGTGGTAATGGAATAAAAGATATGGAGTGCTCAATGACTGCCCCACGTGAGTCTTTCCACAGACAGAGAAGATGCTGGAATCTGGCTGCAAATTCAGCCTTAACGTTTGCACAGCTCCAGTTTCTGCGGTGGAGGTGCCAAGAGCCAGGCCATGGGGCTAGGCGCCAAGCCTGGGCAGACAGTTTCGAGGAATTACCCGCAACGATGGGTGATGGGGAATGTGTGGGCAATTTTGGAGCTCATTcttgagggatgggatggggcgaTGCCCCAAACAGCtctgccaggtgcagggatgtcCCCTGTGGAAAGGAGGGGGTGTTGGAGGGAGTATCCTGACCCTGCTTgtccccccaaaacctgccctATGGATGGAGTGTGAAGGCAACAGGCAACTCCCTGGTGAGGCGGGATCTGTTGTGCAGGGCGGAGAGGCCTGGTggcagggtgggaggaaggcCGCAGGGATGCCCAGCACTGCGCAGTGCTGCGGGGGCACTGCCCCTGCGTGGGTGGGCACTGCACAAGGCAGAGGGGTTGGTGCTGCATAGTGCTGGTGCCTGGAGGGTGGGGGGTGTTGCATGCAGTGCAGCACAGCTCGGGATGTGGGTGCTGCACGGTGCGGGGGGGGCACCGCGGTGTCCAGCGCTGCGTGGTACTGCgggagggggggctgctgcagaggaTGGAGCTGCGCTGCAGGGTTTTTCATGCAGTGGAGACGCTCAGCGCTGCACAGGACCGGGGGCGGGGTGTGCCGGGTCGGAGGTGCCGGTGCGGTACGGCGGGGAGCCGCcgggggggctgcgtggggtgAAGACGCCCGGTGCTACACACTGTGCGGGGGAAGGCTGCTGGGATGGAGGTGCCGAGCGCCGGGGCAGATTGCACGGGAGGAGGATGCTCGGTGCCGGCGACCCTCCGCGGGGAAGGGACGGTTACCGGTCCCGGCGCCGCCCGGCTCACCTGCAGGCCGGCGGCCTCGGCGCTGTGccgctcctccagctcctgcagctgcctctCCAGGGACTGATGGGCGCCGCGCAGGCTCTCCATCTCCGCCAGCCGGGCCTGCAGCTGCCGGCGGCACTCGCCGGCCTCCCGGCGGCTTGCGCGGACGGCCTCCTGGCTGCGGGCCGCCCGTTCGTGGAGGCGGGCGCAGCGGGCGCGGTACCAGTCCTCGGCCGCCTGCAGGTTGCGGGCCGCCAGCGCCTCGTACTGGGCGCGGAGCTCCCGCAACGCCGCCGCCAGGTCGGGGcgccccgcgggggccggggccgggggagcggcggcgcggAGCGCGGCCCCCAGCTGCGCCAGCTGTTCGGCGTGGGCGCTGCGCAGCGCCGCCAGCTCctcccgcagcgccgccgcccgccgctccaGGTCGGCCCGGGCGCGGGCGGCCCCCTCGGCCGCTTGCTGCCGGGACCGCAGCGCCTGCTCcgcctcggcccggccccgcgcctccTCCTCGCAGCGCGCCCGCAGACGCTGCGTCTCCTCGGCCAGGCGCGCCCGCTCCAGCGCCGCCTGCGCCCGTTCTCCGTGCGCCTCTTCCAGGCGGGCGCGCAGGGCCCGCAGCTCCCCGCCCAGCAGCTGGCCCAGTCGGCGCGGCTCGGCCGAGCGCTGCCGCAGCGCCGCCAGCTCCGCCGCCAGCCCCCGGTTCCGCTCCTCCAGCGCCCGCACCCGCTCGATGTAGCCGGCGAAGCGCTCGTTGaggccctgcagctgctccttctcgctggcccgccccggccccggctccgcgcccgggCGCGCCCaacgccccgccgccccctcggaGCGCCGCGGGGTCTCGGCGAAGAGGTGGCGGTAGGAGGCGGCCAGCGCCGCCGGCTCCGCGCTGTAGCTCATGGCGGCGGAGCGggagcggcggtggcggcggcggcgcttatGTACCGCAGggaggggcgcggggcggggcgctgcggcggggaggggacgCGGTGCGGTGCACGGTGCGGTGCGCGGTGCGGTGCGCGGGAGATGCGCGGTGCGCGGAGCgtccccggggccgcggcggtAGGAGGCGGCGGGAGCTGTCCGTGCGCCGCAGTGCTGAAGGGCTGTGGCGGCGGGCGGGACACGGGGCGGGACAGACGGATAAGGATggacggacacacggacacagCTCACAAACATACACGGACAGACGGACAAGGTCACACACGCACAACGAGACAGACGGAGGCGCAGGCACTCGCGGAAAGGGACAGGCACGTTCACAGTAAGACGCACGCACACGTGCTCAGAGCCAGACAGACAAAGGGACAAGCAGACATACAGAGACACACGCAGATGCACACGCAGATGCACAGGCAAGgagaggcagaaacacagaagggAGCAGACAGAAATGGGCCAAGTGGAGAGACGGAGTcaggcagacacacagacacaaacacgCACCCCCAAATCACTCCTGCTGGGCTATCCCTGTCTGTCCCTGCTGATGCTCTAGGCAACCCGTGCTGCACACCTGGGCTGAAGTTGTCCTGGGGGGCTggtcccagcccctctcctccagTTGGGACTGTGTTGCCTGTGGCAGCGTGGTGTCTCcgcaggatggggctgtgggcAGTTGaggtgcaggggggctgcagaggtgtgGACATGCCTGGAGGAGGGGGTGCCCAGGACAGAGACTCATCACCGGTccagccatgctgctggggacagACAGGGGAGGATTTTCCCTCCAGTTTTTTTGCCAGGAACAGAAAGAGCTACTTCAGCTTCTGTCCTGTCCATGCAAGCGGGCTGTGCCTTTCCAGTGGCAGGGTTTTGCTGGGAGTACCCAGGGCTGCACAGCTGACAAGAAGGGGGACATCCCCACACACACCTCCAGGCCAAGCGCCCTGCCCAGGAACATGGCACCCCAGGGCAGAACCTGCCAAGAGACGAGTGGGAAGCGTCTGAtctctgggagcagcagcacaaAATGTAGCTCTGAGATGGAAAAACAGCTTAAAATCGCTGTGATCCAGGTGTGAGGAACGTGGTGAAATGCGTAACTGGATCCTGTGTCCTGCTGTACGTCTCTGTGCCACTAAGCTCTGTACTGATGCCCAGTTCCTCTACTCCACTTGTCCCCTTTTCTCCTCACAGGTGACCAGGGGACAGGATGAGGGAGGTCCGGCAGGGAGGACAAGCAAGCCAGAGAGAGAGTCATGACTTCCAAAAGAGCTGTTGCTGTTTAAAGGGACCAGCCAAATGGGGAGAGATGATGCTGTGATTCACATCTCCTTTGGATCAGGAATTGCTCATAACAGTGGCTACGGAGGAGGCCGTGCAAAGCATGGAAGCAACCCTGGCTGGAGTGCACAGGAGCCCACGTCCCTGCAGCCATGGTTAGAAGGGCCCTGCCTGGGACAGAAACCCCATGGGGAAATCACCCCCTGCGAGGTGAgcccagcacaaggcagagcATGGCCCCACTGAGGGAACAGGCTGACCCTAGGTGTGCAGTCCGGGATTGGTGACAGATCAACACGCACATGTATATACCCCAccttagtcatagaatcatagaattatagaatcattgaatcatagaatcatagagtaccaggttggaagggatcatctGGTCTGAACTTGGCAAAAGCGCAGCCCagacaaggtggcccagcaccctgtccgaCTGAATCttaagtgtccaatgttggggaatccaccacttctcCGGGGAGATTaatccaatggctgattgttctctttgtgaaaaattttcctcttgtgttcaaTCGGAAtgtccccaggagtaacttgtacccactACCCCTCACTTTTATAGTCCCGTGTACCTGTCCCGTAGGGCACAGGAGGAATGAGGAGTGTCAGTCAGTGGAGGAAAAGAGACAGGAGCTCTGCACACACTTGGGTGAGAGACCTGGCTTGTGCATTGTTTTTCCAGGACTTAAATCTGCGCACAGGTAGTTTGCCTGGAAGGAATCCATTTTCCTGAAGCCCATTTTGGGTCAGTGATGGTGAGGCTACAACACTTGGATTGTCTGAGTAGCTTATGTTTTGGTGGCAGAGCAGGCCAGGCAGACAGCCTCAGCCCACGCTGGGGCTGCCAGCCATCCTGGCCCTGGAGCACGACGCCTGGCCCAGGCTGTCTGGCTCACACTGCTAATGCAGAAATCTTCTCCTTcatctgttttttatttcaggtcTTTCCCGTCCTCACACACAAGTGCGTCTTACCACTTCCTCGACATCTGTTGCTTTGCATTGCAGTATCCTAAGTCAGGTTTCTGCTCCTGGCAATAACTGATGAGATAACTGAGAAGTCACCAGCTCTGCCTAGTTATGTATGTGGCATCGTTTTAATGACTTTGCTCTGATGTGTATTACTGATGGTGAAGATGGTTGTGGTTCTCTTTTGTCTTGGAAGAGTGGAGTGCAGCCTATCCTGGCCTCCCCATTCGTGCTGTTTTAGCACTGCCATGCATATGTAGTCTAACAGCGGAGTTAGGAGTGTCACAGTCTCCTCCAGCAGAAGAAACACAAGGGTCTCTGCAGGGACTTCTGACATCCATGGGTAAAGACCCTGGGACTGAATCCCTTTGCCTCCCAATGGGTTGAGTTGTTCTGGAGCCTTTCTACACAGAGGGAAGGAGACTCTGGGACCTGAGCCAGCTGCTGGTGTGACTGCTGGGACCCTGTAGCTGAATGAGCACAAGGAGTTGGAGCCAATAAATACTAGTAAGTGCCATTATTGTTCTATACTGCAGAACAAGGATGTGGCTCCAGATCACTTGGAAGgctgcttctttcagaggagCAATGGGTGGCCGAGACCTTGGGATCCACCTCAGTGTGAGCTGTCAGCTCTGGGGGCGCACCCATATTCCAGGCAACTGCAGCAGGACCCCCATCCCAGGTGGTTGGCACCCAAATGCAACTTCCTTGCAAGTCCCTTGAGCCCCTGACCCAGCTCTCGGGGACTGACTTGGCCGACAAACCTGTACAGCCCTGCCAGTGAgagggagagctgcagtgtggCTACTTCCTGGAGAAGAAGTCATGTCGCATCAGCCTGGAAGGAAGTCCTTGAATGACTCAGACCTAAATTCCCTaaattcccttccccttccacttctccttttcctcttgccAGAAGCTGGAGACAAGCTGAACACCAGTGTGTCAGACCTGAAAGGAGATGGCAAGCTGGAAGTGGGCACAAACTGGGCTGTGTTCAGCCTCAAGAAGCCTTGATACCTGAGTAATAAATGGAGCTCTGTTGGGACACACACACATGGCCACAGGGGAATCTATCAGGccagaaaacaggcagaaagccaaagaaaaacaGTTCCATAGCTAAGAATTGCACTACTGAAACCCAATGGGTTGCCAAGGACCTTTCCATACCTCCCAGTTCCTTTGAAAATCAATGCCTGTGAGACAGCAGGAGGAGCCCTTAGAACTCCGTGATCCACTCCGCACAGCAGCCGCCTGCTGATGTGGCTCGTTAAACAATTTATCTCCCAAGCTGTAATCTGCCTGGGCTTGTGATTCAGAGGAAAAATCCATCCTCTGAGCTGTGCACACACAGCAATGGGACACCCACCTTCTGGCTGGTTTCCAGCACAGTCCATTAAACTAATGCGCTGGGTAGGTGTTTCACCTCCCGGCTTCACCGTGGCATCTGCCTGAGATGGGAAATGCTTCCTGGTGCTGAGAAAAAGGCAGATCCAAGTGTGTCCTGGGAGGCTGCTGCCAGATCTCCTGCAGCACAGGCGAGTCTGACCCCCTGTGGGAGGGAGAGCTCTGTGGGTAAGCGCAGCAAAATCAGGGAGAAAACGTATATGTTATAAACacatataaaagaaagaaggatgtATCCACTGAACTGTGCATACACAAAACCActaataaaaataggaaaatagctGTACTGAGTCCCCCTAACTCAGCAGTTTGTTTCTGGCAGGGGCAGATTTATGCTTCCCTGGAATAATTGTCTGGTTCTGGCTGTCTGTGGCTCTGGGGCTCCCCGGGCAGCAGTCACATCCCTGTGTTTGCTGGCCCTTATCTAATCAGTGCAAGTTCATGTCCTGGATGCCACCGGGCTCTGTAATCCACAGTTTGATAATGCGCCGGCCGTATCATCTTTCTTTGTACTTTAGAGTTGCTGCCAGCTAATTTTATTCCGTGTTCCTGGCTTGTGGGACACGGTGGAAGAGCTGGGACACGGTTCCTTCCCAcctacctccctgggcaggattTTGCAGACCTCTGCCTTACCCCCCTCAGTCTCTTTCCTAGGCTGAAGGATTTTTGtcaatttaattttccttcatagAAAAGCCATTTCACACTTTTAGTCATCCTTGTTGGCTTCAGTGCATCTTCTGGTGTGTCGGAAAGTTGTGCcaacacacagacagacagacagtccAGGATGGGCCCCATGAcgaggatagaatcatagaatcatagaatggttagagttggaagagaccttaaagatcacctagttccaagccccctgccctgggcagggacaccttccactagaccaggccgctcaaagccccatccagcctggccttgaacacctccagggatggggcatccacaacttccctgggcaacctgtgccagtgtctcgccaccctcagagtaaagaatttattcctaatatctaatctaaacctaccctctttcagtttaaaaccattacccctcgtcctattgctacactccctgaaaaAGGGATATGGATGGGTGCATGGAAATGAGCTCCCGAATACAGGTGGACGCATCTCCAAGTGAACCCCTCACTTGAGTGCCCGGCACAGGTGCCATGAGGTGTCCCAGGGCACTGGGAGGTGTAAGATGAACTTTCCAGGCGGGTAATGCCGCCCGGCCATGGGCTTGATGCTGAAAACAGCTATGCTTTAGCCAGAACTAACAGCACGTGTTAACGGCTGGTGCCGTCGTGTGCTTCCCTTGGCGAGGTGGTGGAGTGAGGCTCACGGAGCCCAGAGACCATGATGGGCCAAGTGTGTCCCCGTGCTGCGGAGGGCGGTGGCAGCGCCTTATCAcccggagcagagcagagggtggtGGGGAAAGCCGAGGGAAGCGTCCTTGGGGAGATAAAGGAAGCAGCGTGGTGGCAGGGCCGGAAAAGCTGCTGATGGAGGAGGGGAGGCATTCCCGGCCTCCGGCCACCACCGAGGTGCAGGAAGGGAGACAGGACCCGTGTGCCGGAGGTTTGTCAGAGCCTCCTGGGCCCAGGGTGAGTTGGGGCAGGCGAATGGCTGCCATCATCCTTGTCACTGGCACGACCACCCCCAGGTGGCCAGGACCCTGCTGGGACTGCGGCCTTTTCCAGGCCTCTGGGGTCAGgaagaacaggcagaaaaagggagGCTCGTtttgccaaaatatattt
The sequence above is drawn from the Chroicocephalus ridibundus chromosome 6, bChrRid1.1, whole genome shotgun sequence genome and encodes:
- the INA gene encoding alpha-internexin, encoding MSYSAEPAALAASYRHLFAETPRRSEGAAGRWARPGAEPGPGRASEKEQLQGLNERFAGYIERVRALEERNRGLAAELAALRQRSAEPRRLGQLLGGELRALRARLEEAHGERAQAALERARLAEETQRLRARCEEEARGRAEAEQALRSRQQAAEGAARARADLERRAAALREELAALRSAHAEQLAQLGAALRAAAPPAPAPAGRPDLAAALRELRAQYEALAARNLQAAEDWYRARCARLHERAARSQEAVRASRREAGECRRQLQARLAEMESLRGAHQSLERQLQELEERHSAEAAGLQDTIGQLEDDLRNTKNEMARHLREYQDLLNVKMALDIEIAAYRKLLEGEETLFNTGSVSLSAPNPLPNPTYSFQPRGFSSSTLSFREEEQGEVITVTSKISTSRAEVIEGTITSAKKRGRLNLHEGILGNAKM